The window AGATCGAAATGATATTACAAGTATTACACTAAATTTGTATATAATAAGAAAAACATCAAATCTTAATGAAAGTATTACACTGTTGCTCACTATgtaaagaaagagagagagaaatctaAGAGAAGCATAGTGTAGTAATaatcatattaaaatttaaatccagAATCAATCCATCACAATCTTGGATGAAATTTTTATTCTAATTTCTTGAAGGTTGAGATGAGATCAAATAAACAAGGATGCATTTTGTTTAAATTGCATGCAAGCCTATATATAAGAGTTGATAAATAAAGCAGATCACCAGACACTCAAACAACTTCAGGTTACAGTTGCACTCTTGTTCCAAAGGTATCTTTACTCGAACTTAGGCACCAATTGCTTGAAGAGAGTACTGATGTCAAAAAAGGGGGTGTTGAATGTCAAATCACATAATCAGTAAGTGACTAGAGGTTGCAGTTGCTTGCAAATGATTTTCCCATGGAGGGTTGCTCCCATGTGTCACTGATTATAGTTATTATAGAATGATTGAATGGTTTTTTATGTTTTGATGATTTGAATGTCTTTTATTAAGTTTGAGTTGGACAAATATTTCTTATTGTGTAGTTTAGCTTGGCTTGAATTTtgggttttttttattaaatttgattGGATTTATATGTATTGTACTGATTTGATTTATATATATTGTACTAGATGGCGACAAGGAAAACAACATAATGATCCTCTATTGATGTATCATTCTAGAAGCATCAAATTTCAATCTAAAAAGAAGAGGACTATAAGAATGCCtagaaaaaaaagtaaaaaaactatTACGTTGAAGACCAATGAGATCAAAAGACCACATTCAATATCAgtgaaaaaagaattttaaggggATCTTGGCCAAATTACTTACTCATTCTTTCCATCTTCTCAATTTGCTCTCGAATAGCCTCAGGATCCTTTTTCAAGATGCCAACCTCACGgaccttcttcctttctttcttgtTCTATCATAGAAAATATGTTAAGGTTAGAATAATAAATAGAATCATAGGATTTAAAAGATGACTGTTTATCACAGTCCACACTACTATAAAGTCAAATGAAACAAAATGACAAAGTCAAGAGAGGACTCAACCATAGAGAAATCACATATATAGATATGTACATATAAATCTACATGCATACTAAGTAGGAATAACCATGTACGACAAGATATTAAACTCATAtgataatattataatattaattaacagAAATTTGAGTCTTAGAACAAAACATGATGAGAAATAACCAATATTATTATTTGTGGTGGTTTAATGTCAGAGCAAAAAACTAGtacttaaaataataaataaaaatatatcatcagattttttttttactttttatttctagaatcttttatgatatttctattatttctaggTAAACCTCAACTCATTACATGACTATTGCCACAACTTGAATAGTACCCACAATAAAGACTCATTTTCAGGTCAAAAAGAAGATCATTACCATCGAGAAACAATGTTATTAAGAAATGGAGAATTAAAAGTATCATCAGCATCTCAAATGTAGAAATACCAATGATACCTTTCTAAGAGGATGATCATTGGGTAGGAAGCTTCCTATCGTTTTCCCATACACTTCACATGTTGAGAAGTGAATGACGCGCTTGTTGTTTTCTGA is drawn from Zingiber officinale cultivar Zhangliang chromosome 1B, Zo_v1.1, whole genome shotgun sequence and contains these coding sequences:
- the LOC122053027 gene encoding UDP-D-apiose/UDP-D-xylose synthase-like, which translates into the protein MLSQLYCSENNKRVIHFSTCEVYGKTIGSFLPNDHPLRKNKKERKKVREVGILKKDPEAIREQIEKMERMIYKSQVLQS